A region from the Brassica napus cultivar Da-Ae chromosome C8, Da-Ae, whole genome shotgun sequence genome encodes:
- the LOC125591594 gene encoding F-box/LRR-repeat protein At1g48400-like, translating into MQQISEYGGSFQELKQLRHFLGKLECLETVKVCVDAYENNNNREVLRANLLSLPRLSSKCNIMFI; encoded by the exons atgcagcag ATTTCAGAGTATGGAGGTTCTTTTCAAGAGCTTAAACAGTTGAGGCATTTCTTGGGCAAGTTGGAATGTCTTGAAACCGTGAAAGTTTGTGTTGACGCATACGAGAATAACAACAACCGTGAAGTCTTGCGAGCTAATCTTCTGTCTCTCCCAAGACTTTCATCCAAGTGCAACATCATGTTCATCTAA
- the LOC106397911 gene encoding uncharacterized protein LOC106397911 isoform X2, producing the protein MVVDPQAWPNFSTKLHYKKSSSKPTTFTDYYSPRSENMLPVFSQDIQKPDNQFAYRYGITKSSSEFYRGLDVSLQKRKGLDVSLQKRKGLSCPHISIFLSTPLSTSLSKRRSSLAQWRKATCNWLVRFVSPVGLLAITLPTDFCRYVILLRSITSVISGAVATDSSSLVSKTT; encoded by the exons ATGGTAGTGGATCCACAAGCATGGCCAAATTTCTCAACCAAGCTACACTACAAGAAATCATCGTCAAAGCCGACGACATTTACTGACTACTACTCTCCTCG TTCCGAGAACATGTTGCCGGTATTTTCTCAAGACATACAAAAGCCCGACAATCAATTTGCTTATCGGTATGGCATCACAAAAAGCTCGTcggagttctatcgg GGTCTAGATGTGTCGTTACAAAAAAGGAAGGGTCTAGATGTGTCGTTACAAAAAAGGAAGGGTCTCTCATGTCCACACATCTCTATTTTCTTATCTACTCCTTTATCCACATCTCTGTCAAAGAGAAGATCATCTCTTGCTCAATGGCGTAAAGCGACATGTAACTGGCTTGTTCGATTCGTGTCTCCGGTTGGCCTCCTCGCGATCACTCTGCCTACTGATTTCTGCCGATACGTGATTTTGTTGAGGAGCATTACCAGTGTAATATCTGGAGCCGTTGCTACTGATTCTTCGAGTTTGGTCTCG AAAACCACCTAA
- the LOC106397911 gene encoding uncharacterized protein LOC106397911 isoform X1 translates to MVVDPQAWPNFSTKLHYKKSSSKPTTFTDYYSPRSENMLPVFSQDIQKPDNQFAYRYGITKSSSEFYRGLDVSLQKRKGLDVSLQKRKGLSCPHISIFLSTPLSTSLSKRRSSLAQWRKATCNWLVRFVSPVGLLAITLPTDFCRYVILLRSITSVISGAVATDSSSLVSVENHLKLPHTTV, encoded by the exons ATGGTAGTGGATCCACAAGCATGGCCAAATTTCTCAACCAAGCTACACTACAAGAAATCATCGTCAAAGCCGACGACATTTACTGACTACTACTCTCCTCG TTCCGAGAACATGTTGCCGGTATTTTCTCAAGACATACAAAAGCCCGACAATCAATTTGCTTATCGGTATGGCATCACAAAAAGCTCGTcggagttctatcgg GGTCTAGATGTGTCGTTACAAAAAAGGAAGGGTCTAGATGTGTCGTTACAAAAAAGGAAGGGTCTCTCATGTCCACACATCTCTATTTTCTTATCTACTCCTTTATCCACATCTCTGTCAAAGAGAAGATCATCTCTTGCTCAATGGCGTAAAGCGACATGTAACTGGCTTGTTCGATTCGTGTCTCCGGTTGGCCTCCTCGCGATCACTCTGCCTACTGATTTCTGCCGATACGTGATTTTGTTGAGGAGCATTACCAGTGTAATATCTGGAGCCGTTGCTACTGATTCTTCGAGTTTGGTCTCGGTTG AAAACCACCTAAAACTTCCCCACACCACCGTTTAA